Proteins encoded by one window of Nisaea sp.:
- a CDS encoding DMT family transporter: MSKLAVFKLYVARLPAPVRGVLLMALAAAMFVCMHAIIRDLGKNAELHPFEIAFFRSFLGLFVLAPLLIRQRFRPLHTNNMKLLFLRGAVNAAAMLMFFYGLSITPLAEATALGFTAPLFATLLAMLFLGEVVRIRRWIAILIGFAGTLVIIQPGVTEVGLGPILILSATIVWSFALIIIKFLTRTESSVTITVYASIFLSPFTLVAASFFWRWPTVEEAGWLCLIAVLGTIAQVAMNQSLKLADASVVLPVDFSKLIWAAFIGFFIFDELPDLYTWIGGAMIFVSTTYIAVRESRLKKQAVPSSDKSSG, translated from the coding sequence GTGTCCAAACTCGCTGTTTTCAAACTTTATGTCGCCCGCCTGCCGGCTCCGGTTCGTGGCGTCCTCCTCATGGCCCTTGCCGCGGCCATGTTCGTTTGCATGCACGCGATCATCAGGGATCTTGGCAAGAACGCGGAGTTGCATCCGTTCGAGATTGCCTTCTTCCGCTCCTTCCTTGGGCTCTTCGTTCTCGCTCCGCTGCTGATTCGACAGCGCTTCCGGCCGCTCCACACCAACAATATGAAACTGCTGTTTCTGCGCGGCGCGGTGAATGCGGCGGCGATGCTGATGTTCTTCTACGGCCTGTCGATCACACCGCTGGCCGAGGCGACGGCGCTGGGTTTCACCGCACCGCTCTTTGCCACCCTGCTGGCGATGTTGTTCCTCGGCGAAGTCGTGCGAATCCGGCGCTGGATCGCCATTTTGATCGGCTTTGCCGGAACGCTGGTGATCATACAGCCCGGCGTGACCGAGGTGGGTCTCGGCCCGATCCTGATCCTTTCGGCGACAATCGTCTGGTCTTTTGCGCTGATCATCATCAAGTTCCTCACCCGCACCGAATCCAGCGTCACTATTACCGTTTATGCCTCTATCTTTCTGTCTCCCTTCACACTCGTCGCCGCCAGTTTCTTCTGGCGCTGGCCGACGGTGGAGGAGGCGGGCTGGCTCTGTCTGATCGCCGTTCTCGGCACCATTGCCCAGGTCGCGATGAACCAGTCCCTGAAGCTTGCCGATGCCTCGGTCGTCCTGCCGGTGGATTTCAGCAAACTTATCTGGGCGGCGTTCATTGGCTTTTTCATTTTTGACGAATTGCCGGACCTCTATACCTGGATCGGCGGGGCGATGATCTTCGTCAGCACCACCTATATCGCGGTGCGCGAGTCGCGCCTGAAAAAGCAGGCGGTGCCATCCAGCGACAAGTCGTCCGGTTGA
- a CDS encoding folate-binding protein: MAEYIELKNRGVLSVSGPDARKFLQGLISNDVEKVSPERAIHAAFLTAQGKYLFDFMIAEVGGTLLLDCEADRLADFQKRLKLYKLRSDVTLEDVSARFTVLAITGDDAFGALGIDAEAGAAKAVEGGAVFADPRHAGLGARAIVGTDTLAAFLTASSLTEGTLDAYDFARIKLGVPDGSRDMQLEKTILLEAGFDELNGVDWKKGCYMGQELTARTKYRGLVKRRLMPVRILDGEMPAPGTPVMRDDREVGEIRSGAGTMALAMLRVNVLEDLEHAVLSAGGSTVLPVKPDWATF, from the coding sequence ATGGCCGAATATATCGAGCTCAAGAACAGGGGCGTGTTGTCGGTCAGCGGGCCGGATGCGCGGAAGTTCCTGCAGGGGCTGATTTCCAACGACGTCGAGAAGGTTTCGCCGGAGCGGGCGATCCATGCGGCTTTCCTGACCGCCCAGGGTAAATACCTCTTCGATTTCATGATCGCGGAGGTTGGCGGCACGCTGCTGCTGGACTGCGAGGCCGACCGGCTGGCTGATTTCCAGAAGCGGCTGAAGCTCTACAAGCTGCGCTCCGACGTAACCCTTGAGGACGTCAGCGCGCGCTTCACGGTGCTTGCCATCACTGGGGACGACGCCTTCGGAGCGCTTGGGATCGACGCCGAAGCTGGAGCGGCGAAAGCTGTTGAGGGCGGCGCTGTGTTCGCCGATCCGCGCCATGCCGGGCTGGGCGCCCGTGCAATCGTCGGGACGGACACGCTGGCTGCTTTCCTCACTGCGTCCAGTCTCACTGAAGGCACGCTTGATGCGTACGATTTTGCCCGCATCAAGCTCGGCGTGCCGGACGGCAGTCGGGACATGCAGCTTGAGAAAACTATTCTTCTGGAAGCCGGGTTCGACGAACTGAACGGCGTTGATTGGAAGAAGGGCTGCTATATGGGCCAGGAACTGACGGCCCGGACCAAATATCGCGGGCTGGTGAAGCGGCGGCTGATGCCGGTCCGTATCCTCGACGGCGAGATGCCCGCACCGGGCACGCCCGTGATGCGCGACGACCGCGAGGTCGGCGAGATCCGTTCCGGCGCGGGCACTATGGCGCTGGCCATGCTGCGGGTGAATGTGCTCGAGGATCTGGAGCATGCCGTGCTCAGCGCTGGCGGCAGTACGGTTCTCCCCGTGAAGCCGGACTGGGCAACCTTCTGA
- a CDS encoding ABC transporter ATP-binding protein → MSLLEFKNMTVEFPTRRGVFTAVRDVSLSVDPGEILGVVGESGAGKSTIGNAVIGLLEPPGRLAGGEIYLKGSRIDNLDEDALRAIRGKRIGMIFQDPLTSLDPLQTVEQQLVETIQLHLKQSDEEARASAVSLLDRVGIPDPELRIKQYPHQFSGGMRQRVVIALALCADPEVIIADEPTTALDVSIQAQILELMRELCRERSVGMILITHDMGVIADVTDRVAVMYRSRLVEEGPTEKILGDPDHDYTKSLISAVPRPDVRLARFPVVEYIESAGDRRDSINVATHWLGAGQTESGGETMLRVEDLHVRFLTKFSFLKKNRIYLDAVDRVSFDIRQGEVFGLVGESGSGKSTIARAIAGLYKPAGGHIHFAGADLTEVRTESEMDRYRRQMQMIFQDPFSSLNPRMKVLDIVAEPIRFHGLASGGAETRQIVMDLLEHVGLGAEAARKYPHEFSGGQRQRISIARALATRPRFLICDEPTSALDVSIQAQILNLLKDLQEELGLTMLFISHDLPVIRQMCDRVGVMRHGKLLEVAETETLFEKPQHEYSQHLLDLMPRLEVLSHELIAGLEMAD, encoded by the coding sequence ATGAGCCTGCTCGAATTCAAGAATATGACCGTGGAGTTTCCGACCCGGCGGGGCGTTTTCACCGCTGTTCGGGACGTGAGTCTTTCGGTCGACCCGGGCGAGATCCTCGGCGTGGTCGGGGAATCCGGCGCTGGTAAATCGACCATCGGAAACGCGGTCATCGGCCTGCTGGAGCCGCCGGGTCGCCTCGCCGGCGGCGAGATCTATCTCAAGGGCAGCCGGATCGACAATCTGGACGAGGACGCGTTGCGTGCGATCCGCGGCAAGCGGATCGGCATGATCTTTCAGGATCCGCTGACCTCTCTCGACCCGCTGCAGACCGTCGAGCAGCAGCTGGTGGAAACGATCCAGCTGCATCTGAAACAGAGCGACGAGGAAGCGCGGGCGAGCGCCGTGAGCTTGCTCGACCGTGTCGGCATCCCTGATCCCGAGCTCCGGATCAAGCAGTATCCGCATCAGTTTTCAGGTGGCATGCGCCAGCGTGTGGTGATCGCGCTCGCTCTTTGTGCGGACCCGGAAGTGATCATCGCGGACGAGCCGACAACCGCGCTCGACGTCTCCATCCAGGCGCAGATCCTTGAGCTGATGCGCGAGTTGTGCCGGGAACGGTCCGTGGGCATGATTCTGATCACTCACGATATGGGGGTGATCGCCGATGTGACCGACCGGGTTGCGGTCATGTATCGCTCCCGTCTTGTCGAGGAAGGCCCGACGGAAAAAATCCTTGGAGATCCCGACCACGATTATACCAAGAGCCTGATCAGCGCCGTGCCGCGGCCCGATGTGCGTCTCGCCCGGTTCCCGGTGGTCGAATATATTGAGAGCGCCGGTGACCGGCGGGACAGTATCAATGTCGCTACACACTGGCTCGGCGCCGGGCAGACGGAGTCGGGCGGCGAGACAATGCTCCGTGTGGAGGACCTGCACGTTCGCTTCCTCACCAAGTTCTCTTTTCTCAAGAAGAACCGGATCTATCTCGATGCGGTCGACAGGGTTTCCTTCGATATCCGTCAGGGTGAAGTGTTCGGTCTTGTCGGCGAGAGTGGCAGCGGGAAGTCGACCATCGCCCGTGCCATCGCCGGACTCTACAAGCCGGCAGGCGGTCATATCCACTTTGCCGGTGCCGATCTCACCGAGGTCAGGACAGAGTCGGAGATGGATCGCTACCGGCGGCAAATGCAGATGATTTTCCAGGACCCTTTCTCGTCGCTGAACCCGCGCATGAAGGTGCTGGATATCGTCGCCGAGCCGATCCGTTTCCATGGCCTCGCCTCGGGCGGTGCGGAAACTCGGCAGATCGTCATGGACCTGCTGGAGCATGTCGGTCTCGGGGCCGAGGCGGCGCGGAAATATCCGCATGAATTTTCCGGCGGTCAGCGTCAGCGTATTTCCATTGCCCGTGCCCTTGCCACCCGTCCGCGCTTCCTGATCTGCGACGAGCCGACTTCCGCGCTCGACGTCTCGATCCAGGCCCAGATCCTCAACCTGCTGAAGGATTTGCAGGAAGAACTCGGGCTCACCATGCTTTTCATCAGTCACGACTTGCCGGTGATCCGGCAGATGTGCGACCGGGTGGGCGTGATGCGGCATGGCAAACTCCTGGAAGTGGCCGAGACCGAAACCCTGTTCGAGAAGCCGCAGCATGAATACTCGCAGCATCTGCTCGACCTGATGCCGAGGCTGGAAGTGCTGTCGCACGAGTTGATCGCCGGGCTGGAGATGGCCGACTAA
- a CDS encoding ABC transporter permease yields MAIQQDEKKPGLWARLNDNDIAYSFFHSPIAMAAAFVTALIVLSSFGAPLTAPFDPFDPAQISLWDGKKPPAWEVGGDPAYLLGTDNQGRDMLSTILYGGRISLLVGFASVFLGMFLGVALGVISGYVGGWFETLIMRLADIQLTIPGILTAILINGILRSVLPPELRDEMAIYVVILAIGLSDWPQFARVARGATLVEARKEYIQAARVIGLRPALVMARHIVPNVMRPVLVLATIGLALAIISEATLSFLGQGVPPTTPSLGTLIRVGNEYLFSGLWWITFFPAIALVVLVLAVNLLGDWLRDTLNPKLR; encoded by the coding sequence ATGGCGATTCAACAGGATGAAAAGAAACCGGGACTCTGGGCGCGTCTGAACGACAACGATATCGCCTATTCCTTTTTCCATTCCCCGATCGCCATGGCGGCGGCCTTTGTCACGGCATTGATCGTGCTGTCGTCCTTCGGTGCGCCGCTCACTGCACCATTCGATCCTTTCGATCCGGCGCAGATCTCGCTTTGGGACGGCAAGAAGCCGCCCGCCTGGGAAGTTGGAGGCGATCCCGCCTACTTGCTCGGCACGGACAATCAGGGCCGGGATATGCTTTCGACCATCCTTTATGGTGGCCGGATTTCCTTGCTGGTCGGGTTTGCCTCGGTGTTTCTCGGCATGTTTCTTGGTGTCGCGCTTGGCGTGATCAGTGGCTATGTCGGCGGATGGTTCGAGACCCTTATCATGCGGCTTGCCGATATCCAGCTGACCATTCCGGGGATCCTGACTGCAATCCTCATAAACGGCATTCTACGGTCCGTGTTGCCGCCGGAGCTGCGTGACGAAATGGCGATCTATGTCGTCATCCTCGCCATCGGCCTCAGTGACTGGCCGCAGTTCGCCCGGGTTGCCCGAGGGGCGACGCTGGTCGAGGCCAGGAAGGAATATATCCAGGCAGCCCGGGTCATCGGTTTGCGCCCCGCGCTCGTCATGGCACGCCACATCGTGCCGAACGTGATGCGCCCGGTGCTGGTGCTGGCGACCATCGGCCTCGCGCTCGCGATCATCTCCGAGGCGACGCTGAGTTTCCTCGGGCAGGGGGTGCCGCCGACGACGCCTTCGCTCGGAACGCTGATCCGGGTCGGAAACGAGTACCTGTTCTCCGGCCTCTGGTGGATCACCTTCTTCCCGGCCATCGCGCTGGTCGTGCTTGTCCTCGCCGTCAATCTGCTCGGCGACTGGCTGCGCGATACGCTCAACCCGAAACTCCGGTGA